A single genomic interval of Helianthus annuus cultivar XRQ/B chromosome 13, HanXRQr2.0-SUNRISE, whole genome shotgun sequence harbors:
- the LOC110900517 gene encoding uncharacterized protein LOC110900517 — MTWNIRGLNRPLKQSEVRTIVAENKLEVCAILESHVSIGNLAKVCKFVFRNWNWTSNGGVCSRGTRIILGWNADNLDVMVLSQSDQIMHTQILFKASKRVLFCSVVYAENKYIDRRALWADLCKHKLFCHDKPWVVMGDFNSALNIEDSLCGVSKQSIGMREFQDCIQQTELMDINAHGMQYTWNQKPKSGVGLLKKIDRIMGNVTFLDLFPSAYALFHPFRVSNHTPCILKILGSNGSRPKPFKFPNFIATKLEFKDIVKLEWTKSVEGIAMLSVAKKLRNLKPSLRKLFFDQGNLHVKVDNLRKELDEIQAQMVRNPWSVHLRQKEAQCLKDFQAAAYDEECFLKQKSKVDWLCAGDSNTKYFHNIVKTRNARARIYSVMDTMGVRHEGEDVADAMVLHYSSFLGIEHPVETTNMENLFTNVLSDEDAVHMIRPITHEEVKNAKK; from the coding sequence ATGACTTGGAATATTAGGGGCTTGAACCGGCCCCTGAAACAAAGTGAGGTTCGAACCATTGTCGCGGAGAACAAGTTAGAGGTGTGTGCGATCCTTGAATCGCACGTGAGTATTGGTAATTTGGCTAAAGTTTGTAAGTTTGTGTTTCGTAATTGGAACTGGACCTCCAATGGTGGTGTTTGCAGCCGTGGTACAAGAATTATTTTAGGATGGAATGCGGATAATCTAGATGTTATGGTCCTTTCTCAATCAGATCAAATTATGCATACTCAGATTCTTTTTAAGGCTAGCAAAAGAGTTTTATTTTGTTCGGTTGTCTACGCGGAGAACAAGTATATAGATCGGAGAGCGCTTTGGGCCGATCTATGTAAGCATAAGTTATTTTGTCATGATAAGCCATGGGTGGTTATGGGGGACTTCAATTCTGCTCTCAATATTGAAGATTCGTTATGCGGGGTCTCTAAACAGTCTATTGGCATGCGAGAATTTCAGGACTGTATTCAACAAacggaattgatggatataaatgCGCATGGGATGCAATATACCTGGAATCAAAAGCCTAAGAGTGGAGTCGGCTTATTAAAAAAGATAGACCGTATAATGGGTAATGTGACGTTTTTGGACTTGTTTCCCTCTGCTTATGCGTTGTTTCATCCGTTTCGGGTTTCTAATCACACTCCGTGTATCCTTAAAATCCTCGGCTCCAATGGGTCTCGACCAAAGCCTTTTAAGTTTCCGAACTTTATCGCTACTAAGCTGGAATTTAAGGACATTGTTAAACTGGAGTGGACGAAGAGTGTGGAGGGGATTGCCATGCTTTCGGTTGCGAAGAAGTTAAGGAATTTAAAACCTAGCTTGAGAAAGTTATTTTTTGATCAGGGAAATTTACATGTGAAAGTTGATAATTTGCGAAAGGAGTTAGATGAGATTCAGGCCCAAATGGTCCGTAATCCGTGGAGTGTGCACCTGCGTCAAAAGGAAGCTCAATGTCTTAAAGATTTTCAAGCGGCTGCCTATGATGAGGAGTGTTTCCTGAAACAGAAATCTAAGGTAGATTGGCTCTGTGCTGGAGACTCGAACACTAAATATTTTCATAACATTGTGAAAACAAGGAACGCTAGAGCTAGGATTTATAGCGTTATGGATACTATGGGGGTGAGACATGAAGGTGAAGATGTCGCTGATGCTATGGTGTTGCATTATTCAAGTTTTTTGGGTATAGAGCACCCGGTTGAGACAACCAATATGGAAAACCTGTTTACTAATGTTCTTAGTGACGAAGATGCGGTGCACATGATTCGCCCGATTACTCATGAAGAGGTTAAGAATGCCAAAAAGTAA